DNA sequence from the Cottoperca gobio chromosome 10, fCotGob3.1, whole genome shotgun sequence genome:
cacttgACCCCTTTTACAAACATCCTGAAAATGCAGAAAAAACAGTAGGCCTATTAGCAAACTGGGCATTTTGGTCAGTTTCtgtacattctgtacattcGGTACAGAACCCTGCAAGcttcatcagtgcattcaccGAACCCTTCGTAATTGGAAAAATTTAATatgatttcttcaaaacataggtatatattttattagtgcACAAAATGAACCATGCATCAGTTGCACACAAAATCACTGTGTTCtaagaacaaaaccaacaaaacatgaatttcacacaaacataactcaatgaatatttactgcAAATCAATGTGACTTTTGCTGTTGCCTTTCAGATACAAGttctgcaaggaatctgggtgtgacgctggacaaccaactgtcctttagtcccaacatcgctgcaacaacccactcctgcagatacactctgtacaacatcaggaggatacgtcacctactgactcagaaggcgacacaggttcttgttcaggctctagtcatctcacgccttgactactgcaactccctcctggtgctggcctaccgtgctgtgaatggatcagccccttcctacatccaggccatggtcgaaccatacaccgcagcgcgttcactttgctctgtgtcgaccaatcggctcacCTCTCcttcactgcgagtgggacccagattacCCTctaacaaaacccgcctgtttgctatcctggctccaaaatggtggaacgacctccccattgatgtcaggacagcagacagtcttcacactttccgtcgcagactgaaaactcacctgtttcgactgcacctcggcgaatgaagaaaactaaataactgtactttgtatgttgcacttatattggtttggcttatttatagctaatagttgaatttgtattctactgtttatgtatgttgcacttatgttgttgcacttcaaacgggcttatttgaagacagtgttcacttatacaattgtacctatttgaagctattgtactcataagattcttgttgttcggagttgtatccctatgattgtttgcactttttgtacgtcgctttggataaaagcgtcagctaaatgaactgtaatgtaatgttatgtcatCGCTCATGTCGTCTATTCTGCTGCTGATAGTGTCATTTGACAGAGGAATTTGGGGTAACTTATCTTCAGCAGCTTTTCCCAGCATGATATTCATCATCTTCAACGCCGCTGATTTTACGAGTGTTTCACCAATGGTGTGTGGTTTGCCCTGCTTTGCGATCAGGTGCGCAACTTCATACGATACTGTGAGGATCGGTTTGTCGATGGGTACAAAGCCGAGAACAGGCAGAGTAGCCTTTTCATCGAATCTGGCTCTCTTCACCTTGAATTCAGCGAGcgttgtgttcttgtatttcccATCTCCATGCAGCTTTAGGAAGTGTTCCTTTAGATTTGTCGGTACCAGACTAGAATTGCTCAACTTGGCATTGCAAATCATGCATTGAGGACGCTGACTCCCATCATGTTCCTTTATACACGTGAATCCATATAGTACGTATTCGTCcaaccactttctttttttgctcgacatagttagtatgaagggattgaaagattaaaagaaaatcacaaatgatGTACAATCACAACAGCCACAAGTCGACAACTGCAAGTTCCCTGCAGCACAGATATCAAAGCCAAGAAATGTGGCGTGATCAGCTGCAGCCAATGATGGCCAAGCGGAGCGTGACATCACGAATAATACGAGTGGGgtgaatttattttgtgtaacacatttttactaagcaactaaatatttgtaatctAACACGGCGAAGAAAAATTGTGTGTTGCCAAATTGTCGGCAGCCAATTTTTTGACAGCCGACAAAAACGGCCCGACATTGCTAGTGTGAACCGggctatactgtgtgtgtcttgaccCCTGCCGAACCCCTGAGAGTGACTCAACGCCTGGGGTTCGATCGAACCCAGCTTAAGAACCACTGAACTAGATGATGCCACATTATTGGATTTTGCTGATCGCTGCAATTatgatgcaaaaaaacaaccacaaaagtTCACGAAACTGAACTTAACTCAACCTCCATTGGTTGTCTACCACCTGTTGGTGTGGACAGGTTGTATTCTTAGCTGTAATCTGTGATTGTGTATTTGAATTTGTTGCTTATGTTTGACTTGTTTTGAAGAACTGATTCATTTGTTTGATGTATTAGTAGGTGCTAGTAAGACTGTGGAGGGTATCTCAAGTAAGTCAAACATAGTGCAGTTATATGCAGAACATGTACTATGTGCgtggagaaataaaaacattgtgacTCCGAGCCTTAGCTGGTCACATTAGAGACTTGAAGATGAGATTACTGAGAAACTACAGATGCACTTTCAACATCTCTCAGAAGGGTCAAACACTTATAGCAGCTTTCTGCCCGTCATTAATAATTCTTTACGGTGCACTTAATGCATTATCAAACTCAtaagagagaaataaatctCTGATCATGTACAGTCAGTGGTGTTGATACAGACGACTCCTGAGTGCAAGTGGGGatgactgttttttttgttcttggCTGGTTCCATACCACTAAATGAGTTACAGATGAATTATCCTTCCCTTCTACCACAAAGGCCTTTCAGCTGCAAAAATTAGTTTACTAATTTCCCCTGCAGTATccgcagtccatttaccatgaCTGTAAATCACATTCATTAGCAACATACAAAGGAAATTGTTTGGAAGAAACAAATGTCCTCCATCATCAGTCAACAAGGTTGGTGTTGGTTGACCCTTTATATCCCTTTGCTTTATTACCTCACACCTCTGATACGGAGCTAGTTGTTGACTTGGGCTGAATGACACATGCATCACATGAATAAAGTGTTCCTTCATATAAAAATATGTCAAGAAAATCACAGCCACAAGTCGACAACTGAGCGCACCAAGTTCCCTGCAGCAAACCTGTGGGGTTTGATCGAACCCAGCTTAAGAACCACTGAACTAGATGATGCCACATTATTGGATTTTGCTGATCGCTGCAATTatgatgcaaaaaaacaaccacaaaagtGGCCCGACATTGAATCCAGAATGTGAAGACAGTTACAGTCAACCCGCTCAGAAGAGCTAAGCAAATCCAACAGATTGAGGACAGAGACAGGTCTGTAATTGTCTGTAAGAGTATCCAAACACAAGCACAAGCTTCAGTGTTAATGCACCGCTCATTCTTTTTTCTACCCTCATTTACCGTAAATGTGTGGCTACATTGTTTATGATGTCATTGAGTGCGATGCTGCTTTGCTGCACAGTGAAAGAGACAGACCAGTCCTACTTTGGAGAGTCAACAAACAACTGAGGCTGTGAGGAAGCAGCCACCTGCTGCAGCGTCCTCCTATTACTGCTACGACATCTGACACACGAGACAGCAAGGCggaggagacacacactgaagctgCTCTGCTGTTGTGCACATCAATCAGGAGAGAAGAGCAACACTCTGACACCAGACACAAATTCAGCGGTAAGGAAGgaaaacttttactttttctatATCTGGAATGTTTTCAATTTTTGTTGTGGGAAAGTAACTGACTGATAATTACAGTTAAAGCATGTGGATATAATGCAACATGTTACATCCAGTGTTGCATATTTTCAGATTACaatcaaaagacaaacaagagcAAACTAACACAAACTATTCAATAGCAAAGTGCATCAGAGCTACACAGATAAACTAGTTACAGTAACATGCATTGCAAATTTGATTCACTGTATGCATTTCTAtatataaatgtctttaatgtaaccacaaagaaacagaaatctCTTTTTTGAGGGAGACCTGGTTAAGACAGCACActagttacattttaaatagaaataaaaacaggaacaaGACGTCAAACACACTAGGAAGAGTCTCATTCCAGTTCAAGTAAAGCAGTTGCGCAGAGAGACAGGTTTCTACAAATTGCcttgtttttttaactgcagCTGCCGTTATCAGCCGAATCAGTGATGCTGGTATAGTTTTCACcctttgggtgtgtgtgtgtgtgtgtgtgtgtgtgtgtggttctagtggggggggggggggggggggggggggctgatgtGATCTATTGCAAGATGGCTTTTAGTTTACCTTGTTTCACCCAGAAAAAAAGCTAAACTTTTTTCACGTAAGAGGAAAAAGGTCTAAAATGGTTATACTTCCTCCAGAGTCTTCACAGCAGCAGATAGTTGAGACTATCTCTCAAACAATCTACCACATCAGAGTCATATTTCTCTGCAGGCatgttttttcttgtttctgtcaTTTATACACACGCTCTCTTTTGCACACATGCTCATGttatttctctgtgtctctgcagctgcagccacaAATGGAGTCAAATCTGAGTGACAGCTTAGAGAGCAACTCTACTAACTGTCCAGGCATTGATGACTTCCGTAGCCAGGTTTTCCCCACAGCCTACTCCCTCATCACGGTGTTAGGCCTAGTTGGGAACGGCTTGGTCCTGGTGGTGCTGATCAGAACATACCGCAAGAGCTCCCCCTTTCATGTCTACATGCTGAACCTGGCTGTGTCTGACCTGCTGTGTGTCCTGACGCTGCCACTGCGAGTTCTCTACTATGCCAACAAAGGCGAGTGGAAGCAGGGAGATTTCCTCTGTCGCTTTAGCTCCTTCGCCTTCTACGTCAACCTCTACTGCAGTATCTACTTCATGGTGGCCATGTCCATCACACGCTTCTTGGCCATTGTCTTCCCTGTGCAGAACATGCGGCTGGTGACAGAGAACCGCTCTCGCCTGGTGTGTGTGGGTATCTGGGTGTTCATCTGTCTCTTAAGCTCACCCTTCCTGATGTCTGGCCAGCATGTTGACCGCGTCACAAATAAATTCAAGTGTTTTGAGACTCCAAAAGATGGAGATAAGCAGAAACTTATTGTGCTGAACTATTTGTCTGTGGTGGTGGGCTTTATCTTGCCCTTCCTGGTCATTCTGATTTGCTACGCTGGCATAGTTCGCGCCCTGCTGTCCCGCACCCAAGCTGCCCAACGCCAGCATGACATGAGCACCAGAGTCATCCGAATGATTGTCATCGTCCTGCTGACCTTCCTCATCAGCTTCATGCCATACCACGTGCAACGCACCATCCACCTGAGTTTCAAGTCTGGGACTAAGACCGACTGCCCAGACCTTGCCACGCAGAAGACTGTTGTGGTGACACAGTGCCTGGCTGCTGCCAATTCATGCTTTGATCCActgctttatt
Encoded proteins:
- the cysltr1 gene encoding cysteinyl leukotriene receptor 1, with the translated sequence MESNLSDSLESNSTNCPGIDDFRSQVFPTAYSLITVLGLVGNGLVLVVLIRTYRKSSPFHVYMLNLAVSDLLCVLTLPLRVLYYANKGEWKQGDFLCRFSSFAFYVNLYCSIYFMVAMSITRFLAIVFPVQNMRLVTENRSRLVCVGIWVFICLLSSPFLMSGQHVDRVTNKFKCFETPKDGDKQKLIVLNYLSVVVGFILPFLVILICYAGIVRALLSRTQAAQRQHDMSTRVIRMIVIVLLTFLISFMPYHVQRTIHLSFKSGTKTDCPDLATQKTVVVTQCLAAANSCFDPLLYFFSGEGFRSRLSSLQRSMKSNTLNRIARMKTTTGPVVGENLQLKAS